In Woeseia oceani, one DNA window encodes the following:
- the nuoG gene encoding NADH-quinone oxidoreductase subunit NuoG, translating to MSDDTVTIEVDGKPVEARKGQMLIEVTDAAGQYVPRFCYHEKLSVAANCRMCLVEVEKAPKPLPACATPVGDGMKVFTRSPKAIAAQKATMEFLLINHPLDCPICDQGGECELQDLAVGYGRDVSRYNDGKRVVKDKDIGPLVSTDMTRCIHCTRCVRFGQEIEGLQELGTIGRGENMQISMYIEKAVDHELSANIIDLCPVGALNNKPYRYSARAWEMVQRPAVSPHDCVGSNMYAHVLRGTVKRVVPRENEQINETWISDRDRFSYQGIYSDERLSRPLMKVNGEWQSVDWQAALEKLANVLKAADGDKVGVLSAPTATLEESHLLARIAAKLGSNNIDHRLQQRDFSDQDNDPLMPGLGCSIAELESRDAVLVVGSNLRREAPILAHRVRKAALAGAQVAFINNGRHEYFFPIAQYLESQSLVAELAGVAVALSTAGSLPEPVRDLCKGVQATAEQEQIASMLRDAKAGHVLLGNVAGHHPAFAALRALAAAIASLAEVGFGRLSDGPNSAGASLAGVLPHRKLGGEARAAGGLNVADMLDADLDALLLHGIEPDKDFADSDSLAKIAAQNFVAALTCYDTPALRQSADLMLPIGSFAESAGTFVNCEGRWQSFAGMANPVAEARPAWKVLRVLGNLLNVDDCDYESSEDVLNEIRGAVAESPPAPQYEGSRVLPGVNGADKAAAELDVPMYATDSLVRRATALQLTAEARRNGGGNAA from the coding sequence ATGAGTGACGATACCGTAACCATAGAGGTCGATGGCAAGCCTGTTGAGGCTCGTAAAGGCCAGATGCTGATCGAAGTGACGGACGCTGCCGGGCAGTACGTTCCGCGCTTTTGTTATCACGAAAAACTGAGCGTCGCAGCCAATTGCCGCATGTGCCTCGTCGAAGTCGAGAAGGCACCGAAACCACTGCCGGCGTGTGCAACACCGGTCGGTGATGGGATGAAGGTATTCACCCGTTCGCCGAAAGCCATTGCGGCACAAAAAGCCACGATGGAATTCCTGCTGATCAATCACCCACTGGATTGCCCGATTTGTGATCAGGGCGGCGAGTGTGAGTTGCAGGACCTGGCCGTGGGCTACGGTCGTGACGTGTCGCGATATAACGATGGCAAACGGGTAGTCAAAGACAAAGATATCGGTCCACTGGTGTCAACGGACATGACACGCTGCATTCATTGCACTCGCTGCGTGCGTTTCGGTCAGGAGATCGAGGGTTTGCAGGAACTCGGCACAATCGGTCGTGGCGAGAACATGCAGATCAGCATGTACATCGAAAAGGCGGTTGATCACGAGCTGTCTGCCAACATCATTGACTTGTGCCCGGTAGGCGCACTCAATAACAAACCTTATCGCTACAGCGCTCGTGCCTGGGAAATGGTGCAGCGGCCGGCCGTGTCGCCACACGATTGCGTCGGCTCAAACATGTATGCGCACGTTTTGCGTGGCACGGTTAAACGTGTCGTGCCGCGCGAGAACGAACAGATTAATGAAACCTGGATATCTGATCGCGATCGCTTCAGCTACCAGGGCATCTACAGTGACGAACGCCTGAGCCGACCGCTGATGAAGGTCAACGGGGAATGGCAAAGTGTTGACTGGCAAGCCGCACTGGAAAAACTGGCCAATGTACTGAAGGCTGCGGACGGCGACAAAGTCGGTGTTTTGTCGGCCCCGACAGCAACGCTGGAAGAAAGCCATCTGCTCGCGCGTATTGCCGCGAAGTTGGGTAGCAACAATATTGATCATCGTTTGCAGCAACGTGATTTCTCGGATCAGGATAACGACCCGCTGATGCCCGGACTGGGCTGCAGCATTGCTGAGCTGGAATCCCGGGATGCCGTTCTTGTGGTGGGTTCGAATCTGCGTCGGGAAGCGCCGATACTGGCCCACAGGGTACGCAAGGCGGCATTGGCCGGCGCGCAAGTGGCGTTTATCAACAACGGTCGCCATGAATACTTTTTCCCCATTGCGCAGTACCTGGAGTCACAGTCGCTGGTTGCAGAACTGGCAGGTGTCGCGGTTGCGCTGAGTACGGCGGGTTCTTTACCGGAACCGGTACGCGATCTTTGCAAAGGCGTGCAGGCGACCGCTGAACAGGAGCAGATCGCGAGTATGCTGCGCGATGCTAAAGCGGGGCATGTGCTGTTGGGCAATGTTGCCGGACATCATCCTGCATTCGCTGCATTGAGAGCATTGGCAGCTGCGATCGCATCGCTTGCCGAGGTTGGTTTCGGCCGACTAAGCGACGGGCCGAACTCCGCCGGCGCGTCTCTTGCCGGCGTGTTGCCGCATCGTAAACTGGGCGGCGAAGCGCGTGCCGCGGGTGGGCTGAATGTTGCTGACATGCTCGACGCGGATCTGGATGCATTGTTATTGCACGGTATTGAACCCGACAAGGACTTTGCCGACAGTGATTCACTGGCGAAGATCGCCGCACAAAATTTTGTCGCTGCACTGACCTGTTATGACACGCCAGCGCTGCGACAGTCAGCCGACCTGATGTTACCGATAGGCAGCTTCGCCGAATCGGCAGGTACGTTCGTCAATTGCGAAGGTCGCTGGCAGAGTTTCGCCGGCATGGCCAACCCCGTGGCCGAAGCCCGGCCGGCGTGGAAGGTGTTGCGGGTACTCGGCAATCTTCTGAACGTCGATGATTGCGATTACGAATCCAGTGAAGATGTCTTGAACGAGATACGCGGCGCAGTAGCCGAATCTCCGCCAGCACCGCAATACGAAGGTAGCCGTGTACTACCAGGCGTCAATGGCGCCGATAAAGCAGCTGCGGAACTCGATGTGCCGATGTACGCAACGGATAGTCTCGTCCGTCGCGCCACCGCGTTGCAGTTAACGGCAGAGGCGCGCCGCAACGGTGGAGGAAACGCAGCATGA